The following are from one region of the Prevotella communis genome:
- a CDS encoding tetratricopeptide repeat protein, whose amino-acid sequence MQNVNPLDGVISYITAKKLFAGIQSLENYLLSYPQMPGLDKLSAIKVDYELMADYWKRGANDPEREQVYEQLLRRLYVLAMNIRAHHLYRTNSYWITTYQRPRKNRTEWGLTGIREELENYVTETAMLDFEPAHIRANKSLQLNQRHQTFMSNLFEYVLTSRQWKDSLSEQFVDILLSPTIDTVDQQLLVSAITLAAQNAFDVNKVLTLIKVYKQSTDICVRQRALVGWTLTVNAEKSTLYPEIKQTIAEIGADETMCQELTELQMQLFFCKSTESDQKKIQDEIMPDIMNGGHFKMTSKGLEEMDEDALEDILHPDAAERDMEKMEQSVTRMTDMQKEGSDIYFAGFAQMKRFSFFYDLSNWFVPFFANHPAVNNIWENSKGQKFLHSIISRGAFCDSDKYSFVLSFDQVLNRLPAHILNMMEEGEAMAMPLGGIVTNEERKTPAYIRRMYLQDLYRFFRLYPARQEFRNPFDEEKIYLFFASELLCKTSLVNRMSEVVNFLVKRKYYHEAEEILCLYPKDKRDYQYCFLRGHLCQVQPEGLGGEDKFWYKAALKLKPDDKKALAGLARAHFYDNEYRQALDVYKQLLDINAESRSYMLNASICMANLRQCEDALKLLYKLNYLDEENMEVVLVLAWVLTIDGRFDEAKKYFAQLMTQEHPQADCFLYQGYCLWFSGDIGGAIQSFRRYQDLLIASDPSLENAFYLTENDVIRKYHIGKGEIQMMLDAIKG is encoded by the coding sequence ATGCAGAACGTGAATCCACTAGACGGAGTTATATCGTATATAACAGCCAAAAAACTCTTTGCGGGCATACAGAGCCTGGAGAATTATCTCCTGTCGTATCCGCAAATGCCTGGCTTGGACAAATTGTCGGCTATCAAGGTCGACTATGAGTTGATGGCCGACTATTGGAAGCGTGGGGCAAATGATCCTGAGCGTGAACAGGTCTATGAGCAATTGCTGAGACGTCTGTATGTGTTGGCCATGAATATCCGTGCTCATCATCTCTACCGCACTAATTCCTACTGGATAACTACTTATCAGCGTCCACGTAAGAACAGAACTGAATGGGGACTGACGGGCATAAGGGAGGAGTTGGAAAACTATGTCACTGAGACGGCGATGCTGGATTTTGAACCTGCACATATCAGGGCAAACAAAAGTCTGCAATTGAATCAGCGTCATCAGACCTTCATGAGTAATCTCTTTGAATATGTGTTGACTTCGCGCCAATGGAAAGATTCTTTGTCAGAGCAGTTCGTGGATATCCTACTGTCGCCTACGATTGATACCGTAGATCAGCAGTTGCTTGTAAGTGCCATCACGCTGGCTGCCCAGAATGCGTTTGACGTGAATAAGGTGCTGACGCTGATAAAGGTGTATAAGCAGTCAACTGATATCTGTGTCCGTCAGCGTGCGCTGGTAGGGTGGACGTTGACTGTTAATGCTGAAAAATCTACCCTTTATCCTGAAATAAAACAGACTATTGCTGAGATAGGTGCTGATGAGACAATGTGCCAGGAGTTGACGGAACTGCAGATGCAACTGTTCTTCTGTAAGAGCACGGAGAGTGATCAGAAGAAGATTCAGGATGAGATAATGCCTGATATTATGAATGGCGGTCATTTTAAGATGACTTCAAAGGGACTGGAGGAAATGGATGAGGACGCGCTGGAGGATATCCTGCATCCTGATGCAGCTGAACGTGATATGGAGAAGATGGAACAGAGCGTGACGCGTATGACGGATATGCAGAAAGAAGGCTCTGACATCTATTTCGCCGGCTTTGCGCAGATGAAGCGTTTCTCCTTCTTCTACGACTTATCCAACTGGTTCGTTCCTTTCTTTGCGAATCATCCAGCTGTTAATAATATCTGGGAGAACTCAAAAGGTCAGAAATTCCTGCATTCAATTATATCAAGGGGCGCTTTCTGCGATAGTGACAAATACTCGTTTGTTCTGAGTTTTGACCAAGTGCTTAATCGTTTGCCTGCCCATATATTGAATATGATGGAAGAAGGTGAAGCGATGGCGATGCCTCTGGGCGGGATAGTAACGAACGAAGAAAGGAAAACGCCTGCTTACATCAGACGTATGTATCTGCAGGATTTATACCGCTTCTTCCGACTGTACCCTGCTCGTCAGGAGTTCCGGAATCCTTTTGATGAGGAAAAGATATATCTTTTCTTTGCAAGTGAATTGTTGTGTAAGACGTCACTGGTCAATCGTATGAGTGAAGTGGTAAACTTCCTTGTGAAGCGCAAATACTATCATGAGGCAGAGGAGATTCTTTGTCTTTATCCCAAGGATAAGCGCGACTATCAATATTGCTTCTTACGCGGACATCTATGTCAGGTACAGCCGGAAGGCTTGGGTGGAGAGGACAAATTCTGGTATAAAGCGGCCTTGAAACTGAAACCTGATGATAAGAAGGCGCTAGCGGGATTGGCACGCGCGCATTTTTATGATAATGAATATCGTCAGGCTCTGGATGTCTACAAGCAGCTACTGGACATAAATGCAGAGTCCAGGTCGTATATGCTTAATGCGTCTATTTGCATGGCTAACCTTCGTCAGTGTGAGGATGCCCTCAAATTGCTGTATAAGTTGAACTATCTCGATGAAGAGAATATGGAGGTGGTGCTTGTATTGGCTTGGGTGCTGACAATTGATGGACGTTTTGATGAGGCAAAGAAATACTTTGCCCAACTCATGACTCAGGAGCATCCTCAGGCAGATTGTTTCCTTTATCAAGGTTACTGCCTGTGGTTTTCCGGCGACATTGGAGGAGCCATCCAGTCATTTCGCCGTTATCAGGATCTTCTCATTGCTTCGGATCCTTCGTTGGAAAATGCTTTCTATTTGACGGAAAATGACGTTATTCGCAAATACCATATAGGTAAAGGCGAGATTCAGATGATGCTGGATGCGATAAAAGGTTAG
- a CDS encoding helix-turn-helix domain-containing protein, with the protein MKSILRVFTIILLLLGNQHAEAFEGRTFKTINASNELADNSAQIVVCTKTGRMIIATLGSLNFYNGSGFSHITPHHDCQYQLPRYTGNYRLGFDRKHHIWLKNSHTLTCVDLLMEQFIVNVDSVINDLGCHEPIEDLFVDSEGGVWLLTEKGLFGVNDQQTYTVLRDQNLQDVDVYENLLLTFYGNGEEVGQDLKTGKTVHRTRAYDWDTGQRYNQTSAIIRYEDGYFMVRNGEKESAFLYFDVKQLQWTVIQTFTFHVNHLALHDEMIYLPSQRGFGIFDIKQNNMAWVDEFPLVDGRKVQTDCNMIAFDRQDGMWIGTEDRGVLYSRPAKLQFMSYAVSTPEAEHYSRMMDELNQNITEFHGLRANCMFMDSRGWSWIGTTTGLYLYKTPQSEPLVFSKRNGFYNNVVHTVVEDRNHNIWAATSNGVSYVRFKGEKVEFVNSFNDIDGVPSESFVNCKGRMLDDGTIIMQAIDHVVRFNPDDLEEVNTPHPYKLFPKLIRLMVNGNNIEPDMMMDNHIVIDRALSRTWEIVLSSEHSSVSLTFSPLNYYRPLQTYYRLRIKGVKEYEEWTLLSVFNSGGKVDSKGMLHVPLMGLAPGSYQLELQASMYPDQWDGEPFIWNIIVNEPWWQTTGILWLLGIIVFMIGITNFVFYMRNERMRMRRSHGEGDMIRKIRQFVTRCNTDTSESLSPMHEEYGHNSENADVKLSPEFMEVMMRILPYVKAHMRGDLSMAQLSHVAEMDVVPFYELMMDNIYKSPRDLARFYRLENATKLLLTTDHTIEQIAEECGFFTANYMIGTFFHQYKQTPQEYRESH; encoded by the coding sequence ATGAAATCTATACTAAGGGTCTTTACTATAATACTACTACTGCTAGGAAATCAGCACGCCGAGGCTTTTGAGGGACGAACCTTCAAAACCATTAATGCATCCAATGAGTTGGCAGATAATAGTGCGCAGATTGTTGTCTGCACAAAGACCGGTCGTATGATTATCGCTACACTTGGAAGCCTGAACTTCTATAATGGTTCGGGATTCTCACATATCACTCCTCATCACGACTGTCAGTATCAGTTGCCACGCTATACTGGTAACTATCGCCTGGGGTTTGACCGTAAGCATCATATATGGTTGAAGAATTCGCATACGTTGACATGTGTAGACCTGTTGATGGAGCAGTTTATTGTGAATGTCGACAGTGTCATCAATGATTTAGGGTGTCACGAGCCTATAGAAGATTTGTTCGTGGATTCGGAGGGAGGCGTGTGGCTTCTCACGGAAAAAGGTCTCTTTGGAGTAAACGACCAGCAGACGTATACCGTGCTGCGTGATCAGAACCTGCAGGATGTGGATGTGTATGAAAACCTGCTGCTTACTTTCTATGGCAATGGTGAGGAGGTTGGTCAGGACCTTAAAACGGGTAAGACCGTGCATCGTACACGTGCTTATGACTGGGATACAGGACAGCGCTACAATCAGACATCGGCTATCATTCGTTATGAAGACGGCTATTTCATGGTGAGAAATGGTGAGAAAGAGTCTGCGTTCTTGTATTTTGATGTGAAACAGTTGCAGTGGACGGTTATTCAGACTTTCACCTTCCATGTCAATCATCTTGCCCTTCATGACGAAATGATTTATTTGCCATCACAACGTGGATTCGGCATATTTGACATCAAGCAGAATAACATGGCCTGGGTGGATGAGTTCCCGCTTGTTGACGGACGTAAGGTTCAGACAGATTGTAATATGATTGCCTTTGATCGTCAGGATGGTATGTGGATCGGCACAGAAGACCGTGGCGTACTTTATTCCCGTCCGGCAAAATTACAGTTTATGTCGTACGCCGTTTCAACACCGGAAGCTGAGCACTATTCCAGGATGATGGATGAGTTGAATCAGAATATCACGGAATTTCATGGTCTGCGTGCCAACTGTATGTTTATGGACAGTAGGGGCTGGTCGTGGATAGGTACGACAACAGGACTCTATCTGTATAAGACGCCTCAGTCGGAACCACTGGTATTCTCCAAGAGAAACGGATTCTATAATAATGTGGTCCATACGGTGGTGGAAGATAGGAATCATAATATCTGGGCTGCTACGTCAAATGGTGTCTCCTATGTACGTTTCAAGGGTGAGAAGGTGGAGTTTGTCAATAGCTTCAATGATATTGACGGCGTGCCAAGCGAGTCCTTTGTAAATTGTAAGGGCAGGATGCTTGATGACGGTACGATTATTATGCAGGCTATAGATCATGTCGTGCGATTCAATCCTGACGATTTGGAGGAGGTCAATACACCTCATCCCTATAAACTGTTTCCCAAGCTGATTCGCCTGATGGTGAATGGAAATAATATTGAACCCGATATGATGATGGATAATCATATCGTTATTGACAGAGCATTGTCACGTACATGGGAAATCGTGTTGAGCAGTGAACATTCGTCGGTATCTCTGACTTTCTCGCCTCTAAACTACTATCGTCCTCTGCAGACGTACTACAGACTCAGGATAAAAGGTGTTAAGGAATATGAGGAATGGACACTGCTATCCGTCTTTAATAGTGGTGGAAAGGTTGATTCCAAAGGTATGTTGCATGTTCCACTGATGGGATTGGCTCCAGGTTCATATCAATTGGAACTGCAGGCTTCGATGTATCCTGACCAGTGGGATGGGGAACCGTTTATTTGGAATATCATCGTCAACGAACCTTGGTGGCAGACTACCGGTATCTTGTGGCTTCTCGGCATCATCGTATTTATGATTGGTATTACCAATTTCGTCTTCTATATGCGAAACGAGCGCATGCGTATGCGCAGGAGTCATGGTGAAGGTGATATGATACGAAAGATACGTCAGTTTGTGACACGCTGTAATACCGATACAAGTGAATCCCTGTCACCGATGCATGAAGAGTATGGCCATAATTCCGAGAATGCAGACGTCAAACTGAGTCCGGAGTTTATGGAGGTGATGATGCGTATCCTGCCTTATGTAAAGGCTCACATGAGGGGTGACTTGAGTATGGCACAGTTGAGCCATGTGGCAGAAATGGATGTGGTGCCTTTCTATGAGTTGATGATGGATAATATCTATAAGAGTCCTCGCGACCTGGCACGTTTCTATCGTCTGGAGAATGCCACAAAACTATTGCTGACAACGGATCATACGATAGAACAAATTGCAGAGGAATGTGGATTCTTTACTGCCAATTATATGATTGGCACCTTCTTCCATCAGTATAAGCAGACGCCTCAGGAATATCGTGAGAGTCATTAA
- the radA gene encoding DNA repair protein RadA — protein sequence MAKDKTAYVCENCGQESAKWIGKCPSCGRWNTFKEIKLSTDNVRQSATSAAAKTGHALRTNRIMRLSEISSHDEKRIDMHDEELNRVLGGGLVPGSIVLLGGEPGIGKSTLSLQTMLRLTDKRILYVSGEESAHQLKMRAERILNGQPNPENFMILCENALEHIFEHIKEEQPDLVVVDSIQTIATEDVESSAGSVAQVRECAAALLRFAKTSGVPVILIGHITKEGTLAGPKVLEHIVDTVIQFEGDQHYMYRILRSIKNRFGSTSELGIYEMLQNGLRQVNNPSELLLTQDHEGLSGIAISSAIEGVRPFLLETQALVSSAAYGTPQRSATGFDQRRLNMLLAVLEKRVGFKLMQKDVFVNIAGGLRVTDLAMDLSVIAAVLSSNVDTPIEPGWCMAGEVGLSGEVRPVNRIDQRIAEAEKLGFQHIIIPRYNMQGLNTKKYKIEIHPVRKVEEALRALFG from the coding sequence ATGGCAAAGGACAAGACAGCATACGTCTGCGAGAACTGCGGACAAGAATCAGCAAAATGGATTGGAAAGTGTCCGTCTTGCGGACGGTGGAACACATTCAAGGAAATCAAGCTCAGTACTGACAACGTCAGACAGAGTGCCACCTCCGCCGCAGCCAAGACAGGTCATGCCCTACGCACCAACCGCATCATGAGACTCAGCGAGATAAGCAGCCATGACGAGAAACGTATCGATATGCATGACGAAGAGCTGAACCGCGTTCTTGGAGGTGGTCTGGTACCAGGCAGTATCGTACTGCTTGGCGGCGAACCTGGAATCGGAAAATCCACGCTGTCATTACAGACCATGCTCCGTCTTACCGACAAGCGCATTCTCTACGTCAGTGGTGAGGAAAGTGCCCACCAGTTGAAGATGCGTGCAGAGCGCATCTTAAACGGACAGCCCAATCCAGAGAACTTTATGATTCTGTGCGAGAACGCACTGGAACATATCTTTGAACATATCAAGGAAGAACAACCAGACCTGGTTGTTGTTGACTCCATACAGACCATTGCCACTGAGGATGTTGAGTCAAGTGCCGGCTCCGTGGCTCAGGTACGTGAGTGTGCTGCTGCATTATTGCGATTTGCCAAGACAAGTGGCGTACCTGTCATCCTGATTGGACATATCACAAAGGAAGGTACACTGGCAGGTCCAAAGGTGTTGGAACATATCGTTGACACCGTCATTCAGTTTGAGGGCGACCAGCATTATATGTATCGTATCCTGAGAAGTATCAAGAATCGTTTTGGAAGCACATCAGAACTAGGTATCTACGAGATGCTGCAAAACGGCCTCAGACAGGTGAACAACCCATCAGAACTTCTGCTCACACAAGACCATGAAGGTCTGTCCGGCATTGCCATCTCCAGTGCCATTGAAGGTGTACGTCCGTTCCTGCTTGAGACCCAGGCCCTTGTATCATCAGCAGCCTATGGCACCCCACAACGTTCGGCCACAGGTTTTGATCAGCGCCGATTGAATATGCTGCTGGCTGTCCTGGAAAAACGCGTAGGATTCAAACTGATGCAGAAGGATGTCTTTGTGAATATCGCTGGCGGACTGAGGGTTACAGACTTGGCTATGGACCTATCCGTCATTGCTGCCGTACTCTCGTCAAATGTTGACACACCCATCGAACCAGGCTGGTGCATGGCCGGCGAGGTAGGATTAAGTGGTGAGGTGCGACCTGTCAATCGTATTGACCAACGTATTGCCGAGGCTGAGAAATTAGGATTCCAGCACATCATCATCCCTCGCTATAACATGCAAGGTCTCAACACAAAGAAATACAAGATTGAGATTCATCCCGTCAGGAAAGTGGAAGAAGCCCTCCGTGCCCTATTCGGATAA
- a CDS encoding ABC transporter substrate-binding protein, producing MNGIRLFFTIATGLLCFVACAGRGDNTQTDNEKDTRESDSASLRIAVMPTIDCLPLFVAEEEGMFERHGVSVSLYPYQAQMDCDTAIRNGWVDAMVTDLVRAERLKSQGVQLRYLTATDLQWQLLAGKHARLKKLGQLENKMIAMTRYSATAMLADVLVDSASVINEHVFRIQVNDLGVRLQMLETETMDAMFLPQPQATAAKLLGAEVLYDTQWNDVCMGAMVASEASQCDTLRQRLTKGMLKAYGEACDTINKRGVRFYSKLLAQRCGLKGGVADSISSDIHFNGVRQPRQQDITRATSWLNK from the coding sequence ATGAACGGAATAAGACTATTTTTTACTATCGCCACTGGTTTGTTGTGTTTTGTTGCATGTGCAGGCAGGGGTGATAATACGCAAACGGATAATGAAAAAGATACGCGGGAGTCAGACTCTGCCTCACTGCGTATTGCGGTGATGCCTACCATAGACTGTCTGCCCTTGTTTGTGGCAGAGGAGGAGGGTATGTTTGAACGTCATGGTGTCAGCGTAAGCCTCTATCCCTATCAGGCTCAGATGGATTGTGACACGGCCATTCGGAATGGATGGGTGGATGCAATGGTGACGGATCTGGTGAGAGCAGAGCGTCTGAAGAGTCAGGGCGTGCAGTTGCGTTACCTTACTGCTACAGACTTGCAATGGCAACTGTTGGCCGGAAAACATGCTCGCCTGAAGAAACTGGGACAACTCGAGAACAAAATGATTGCGATGACGCGTTATTCCGCTACAGCTATGTTGGCTGACGTGCTTGTGGATAGTGCTTCTGTCATCAATGAGCATGTGTTCAGGATTCAGGTTAACGACCTTGGTGTACGTCTTCAGATGTTGGAGACTGAAACCATGGATGCTATGTTCCTGCCTCAGCCTCAAGCTACTGCTGCAAAACTGTTAGGTGCCGAAGTTCTCTATGATACGCAGTGGAATGATGTCTGCATGGGGGCGATGGTCGCCAGTGAGGCTTCTCAGTGTGATACGTTGCGCCAGCGTCTGACAAAAGGTATGCTGAAAGCCTATGGTGAAGCTTGCGATACCATCAATAAACGTGGTGTGAGATTTTACAGTAAACTGTTGGCACAGCGATGTGGACTGAAGGGTGGAGTGGCGGACTCCATATCTTCGGATATTCATTTTAACGGGGTGCGTCAGCCACGTCAGCAAGATATTACGAGAGCTACTTCATGGCTTAATAAATAA
- the spt gene encoding serine palmitoyltransferase, with amino-acid sequence MGQLQERYKSYRIPQEAMAKGIYPYFRAIEGKQGTEVEMGGHKVLMFGSNAYTGLTGDQRIIDKAKAALDKYGSGCAGSRFLNGTLDLHIQLEKEIAEFIGKDDCLCFSTGFSVNQGVIPALLGKDDFVICDDRDHASIVDGRRLAFAKQLHYKHNDMEDLERVLQKLPAEAIKLIVVDGVFSMEGDLAKLPEIVKLKHKYNCSIMVDEAHGVGVFGRQGRGVCDHFGLTDEVDLIMGTFSKSLASIGGFITADADTINWLRHTCRTYIFSASNTPAATAAAMEALHILQQEPERIEKLWKVTRYALKRFREEGFEIGDTESPIIPLYVRDTDKTFLVTALAFNAGVFINPVIPPACAPQDTLVRYALMATHTEEQVERSVIALKKIFVEQGIIK; translated from the coding sequence ATGGGACAACTACAAGAAAGATATAAGTCGTATCGCATTCCTCAGGAGGCAATGGCTAAGGGAATCTACCCCTATTTCCGTGCTATTGAGGGCAAACAGGGTACGGAAGTTGAGATGGGCGGACACAAGGTTTTGATGTTTGGCTCAAATGCATATACTGGTCTGACAGGCGATCAGCGCATCATTGACAAAGCTAAGGCTGCGCTCGATAAATATGGCTCTGGTTGTGCTGGAAGCCGTTTCCTGAATGGTACGTTGGACTTGCATATCCAGCTGGAGAAGGAAATCGCTGAATTTATTGGTAAGGATGACTGTCTCTGCTTTAGCACTGGATTCTCAGTAAACCAGGGTGTTATTCCTGCATTGCTGGGTAAGGATGACTTCGTGATTTGCGATGATCGTGACCACGCATCTATCGTAGATGGCCGTCGTCTGGCTTTCGCTAAGCAGCTCCACTATAAGCACAACGATATGGAAGATTTGGAGCGTGTGCTTCAGAAACTTCCTGCTGAAGCTATCAAGCTCATTGTGGTAGATGGTGTGTTCTCAATGGAGGGCGACCTGGCTAAGCTGCCCGAAATTGTGAAGCTGAAGCATAAGTACAACTGCTCAATCATGGTTGACGAGGCTCACGGTGTTGGCGTATTCGGTCGTCAGGGACGTGGTGTTTGTGACCATTTCGGACTGACTGATGAGGTTGACCTGATTATGGGTACTTTCTCAAAGTCACTGGCTTCTATCGGTGGTTTTATCACTGCTGATGCTGATACCATCAACTGGTTGCGCCATACATGTCGTACTTATATCTTCTCTGCTTCTAACACCCCTGCAGCTACTGCAGCTGCTATGGAGGCTCTGCATATCCTGCAGCAGGAGCCCGAGCGTATTGAGAAGTTGTGGAAGGTGACCCGCTATGCTTTGAAGCGCTTCCGTGAGGAGGGCTTCGAGATTGGCGATACAGAGAGCCCCATCATTCCTCTTTATGTAAGAGATACCGATAAGACATTCCTGGTAACTGCCCTGGCTTTCAATGCTGGTGTATTTATCAACCCTGTAATTCCTCCTGCATGTGCTCCTCAGGACACGCTGGTGCGCTATGCCTTGATGGCTACACACACCGAGGAACAGGTAGAACGTTCGGTAATTGCACTGAAAAAGATCTTTGTTGAACAAGGAATTATAAAATAA
- a CDS encoding phospholipase D-like domain-containing protein codes for MNTLGYKMASVTLVALAILSTSTLKAQDNLTSDSLIYRQLKDYDVTFSDNNSVTLLMSGQEKFDDMFAAIKQARHSVHLEYFNFRNDSIAMLLFDILKEKRKEGVEIRAMFDGFGNDSNNQPLRKHHLEALRKDSIDIVEFDPIRFPWVNHIWPRDHRKIVVIDGSIAYTGGMNVADYYIKGTEQVGAWRDMHCRIEGGAVNVLQQIFCRIWKKATGEDLLSQPQYFRAYEPTAMKGLKPDTTATAGKKLVGIINREPHITNDAMRYFYVNAINDAKDSIHIINPYFTLIPCIKKAIKQALKRGIKVDIMLSAKSDIPLTPDCAFYNAHKLMKRGANVWLYQPGFHHSKIMMVDGKFCTVGSTNLDARSTRFDYEENAVIIDSCTTRELDDMFERDKKESIYLTPQTWKEFRTPWQRFRGWFAHLLRPFL; via the coding sequence ATGAATACATTAGGATATAAGATGGCAAGTGTTACTCTCGTGGCACTTGCTATTCTTTCAACAAGCACATTAAAAGCACAGGATAACCTCACCTCCGATTCCCTGATATATCGGCAGTTGAAGGACTATGATGTCACGTTCTCAGATAATAACAGCGTGACGCTCCTTATGTCGGGACAGGAAAAATTCGACGATATGTTTGCAGCTATCAAGCAGGCCAGGCATAGCGTCCACTTGGAGTATTTCAATTTCCGCAACGACTCTATCGCCATGCTTCTTTTCGACATTCTGAAGGAGAAGCGCAAGGAAGGCGTAGAGATCCGCGCCATGTTTGATGGTTTTGGTAACGATTCCAATAACCAGCCTCTGCGCAAACATCATCTGGAAGCCCTTCGAAAAGACAGTATTGACATCGTAGAATTCGATCCGATCCGTTTTCCCTGGGTCAACCATATATGGCCACGCGACCATCGTAAGATTGTAGTCATCGACGGAAGTATTGCCTATACAGGAGGTATGAACGTTGCCGACTATTATATAAAAGGTACGGAGCAGGTAGGTGCTTGGCGCGACATGCACTGTCGTATTGAGGGTGGCGCCGTCAATGTGCTGCAACAGATTTTCTGTAGGATATGGAAGAAAGCCACTGGCGAGGATCTACTCTCACAGCCTCAGTACTTCAGGGCCTATGAACCTACAGCCATGAAAGGTCTCAAGCCAGACACGACAGCAACAGCAGGGAAGAAACTGGTGGGTATCATTAATCGTGAGCCCCATATCACGAATGATGCCATGCGCTACTTCTATGTCAATGCCATCAACGATGCCAAAGACTCTATCCACATCATCAACCCCTACTTCACCCTGATTCCCTGCATCAAGAAAGCAATCAAGCAGGCTCTGAAGCGAGGTATCAAAGTGGACATCATGCTATCTGCCAAGAGCGATATTCCCCTGACACCGGACTGTGCATTCTATAATGCTCATAAATTAATGAAGCGCGGTGCAAATGTATGGCTTTACCAACCAGGTTTCCATCATTCTAAGATTATGATGGTCGACGGGAAATTCTGTACTGTTGGCAGTACCAACCTGGATGCCCGCAGCACACGATTCGACTACGAAGAGAACGCCGTGATTATTGACAGTTGCACCACACGAGAACTGGATGATATGTTTGAGCGTGATAAGAAGGAAAGCATCTACCTGACACCACAGACATGGAAAGAATTCCGCACGCCCTGGCAACGTTTCCGTGGCTGGTTTGCCCACCTGTTGCGTCCTTTCCTCTAA
- a CDS encoding diacylglycerol/lipid kinase family protein, with protein sequence MQKKKKNITFIVNPISGTKSKDTLPLLVKQLIDDSLYECEIIKTEYAGHAAELASQCVNDHIDICVAVGGDGTVNEVARSLAHSETALGIIPSGSGNGLARHLCLPMDMKQALQVINAGKTDYFDYGVINDQPFFCTCGMGFDAYVSLKFAESGKRGLATYVENVLKEGLTYKPDTYIITDESGNHQYNAFLVACANASQYGNNAYIAPEASMQDGLLDVIIMEPFNIIEAAKVGFDLFAKTLKSNKHIKTFQARSIHIHRNESGAVHFDGDPTKMGTDIDVRIEPLGLKAIINPDRTQDDAKPGKVIDNISKTIDKIII encoded by the coding sequence ATGCAAAAGAAGAAAAAGAACATTACCTTTATCGTTAATCCTATATCGGGTACTAAATCAAAAGACACCCTACCCCTACTCGTCAAGCAGTTGATTGATGACAGTCTCTACGAGTGTGAAATCATCAAAACAGAATATGCCGGACATGCAGCCGAGCTTGCCAGCCAGTGCGTGAATGACCATATAGACATCTGCGTGGCTGTAGGTGGCGACGGTACCGTCAACGAAGTGGCACGCTCACTCGCCCACAGTGAGACGGCTCTGGGAATTATCCCCAGCGGATCTGGCAACGGACTAGCCCGTCATCTCTGTCTTCCGATGGATATGAAGCAGGCCCTGCAGGTTATCAATGCAGGAAAGACAGACTATTTCGACTATGGCGTCATCAACGACCAGCCCTTCTTCTGCACCTGTGGCATGGGCTTCGATGCCTATGTCTCACTGAAATTTGCCGAGTCTGGCAAGCGCGGTCTTGCCACCTACGTGGAAAACGTACTCAAGGAGGGACTCACCTACAAACCGGACACCTACATCATCACCGATGAGTCAGGCAATCATCAGTACAACGCCTTCCTCGTGGCCTGCGCCAATGCCTCCCAATATGGCAACAATGCCTATATAGCTCCTGAGGCATCCATGCAGGACGGACTTCTCGACGTGATTATCATGGAGCCCTTCAATATCATCGAGGCTGCAAAGGTAGGATTCGATCTCTTTGCCAAGACACTGAAGAGCAACAAGCACATCAAGACGTTCCAGGCACGCAGCATCCATATCCATCGCAACGAATCCGGTGCCGTACATTTCGATGGTGACCCCACAAAGATGGGCACAGACATCGACGTACGCATAGAACCCTTAGGACTGAAAGCCATCATCAACCCAGATCGCACGCAAGATGATGCCAAACCAGGCAAGGTAATCGACAATATCAGCAAGACAATAGACAAAATCATCATATAA